One part of the Glycine soja cultivar W05 chromosome 11, ASM419377v2, whole genome shotgun sequence genome encodes these proteins:
- the LOC114375949 gene encoding homeobox-DDT domain protein RLT1-like isoform X1, producing the protein MESEACSEGENNLKRGGTDDDSNENNNNNNNNGSSGKIVNCNEGQSKPKRQMKTPFQLETLEKAYAVDNYPSETMRVELSEKLGLSDRQLQMWFCHRRLKDKKDLPSKKPPRKVLAEPLPDSPRDDPRLGLELANEYGSGSGSGSSPYARVEPLNVAPLGVPGYYESPQAKLEHRAIACVEAQLGEPLRENGPILGVEFDPLPPDAFGAPIAAVTEQQKLPSFAYDSKIYERHDARTNKAMARTFRDNQFLPNKSAIRSDASGQFSQSHLHDLVEGSVRNPPFAHGNEHLPRIHATKGHSSRVRLLSQQDKQLIPYQSPSRDDDVAPQREMYPNIANVGKNSHFTDHQIVGPENLHALHSGQVLHNNATRIEKKRKSDDAQDVEAHEMKIRKELEKQDNLRRKSEERTRKEMERQDRERKKEEERLMRERQREEERARREQKREIERREKFLLKENLKAEKMRQREELRKERDAERRKAALEKATARRMAKESMELIEDEQLEMMELAASSKGFSSIVHLDFDTLQHLESFRDSLSVFPPKSVKLRKPFAIKPWINSENNVGNLLMVWRFFINFADVLELWSFTLDEFVQAFHDYDSRLLGEIHVALLKVIIKDIEDVARTPSTGLGANQNGAANSGGGHPEIVEGAYAWGFDIRNWHKHLNLLTWPEIFRQLALSAGYGPQLKKRSISWSYANNKDEGRNCEDIISTLRNGSAAENAVAKMHERGLLAPRRSRHRLTPGTVKFAAFHVLSLEGEKGLNVLELAEKIQKSGLRDLTTSKTPEASISVALTRDAKLFERIAPSTYCVREAFRKDPADAESILSDARKKIQIFEKGFLAGEDTDDIEREESESDEIDEDPEVDDLVNLSSANRTSEQCDDFSSNGKANLGHNVELQGEFDKDLPCFPESGSKNADAPIAVTGQPGAVEDLNVGNLGEDNMEIDESKPGESWVLGLAEGEYSDLSVEERLNALVVLVGVANEGNSIRVVLEDRLEAANALKKQMWAESQVDKVRLKDDTFSKSDFPSINGNKVEIQYSCPVMEGKQSPLIGINIGNNNNNNNNNVPSPSIAENQKAVFGAQSQSIEKHSSAQDLCTGPDNPQTQSLGQYSKRSRSQWKSYISHMAEEMYVYRSLPLGQDRRRNRYWQFVASASSNDPGSGRIFVEYLDGYWRLIDTEEAFDALLNSLDSRGIRESHLRLMLQKVESSFKENVRKNTQCSKIGSIGETCVKNEADETDSSPDRHTGSDSPSSTLCGLNSDTSETSSSFKIELGKSESDKKSALRRYQDFQKWMWKECYNSSILCAMKYGKKRCKPQVVMCDICLNPYFFEDSHCSGCHRTFPSNSGFSFSKHAFQCGDKSSKDICILDSLPLRTRLLKAMLAFIEASVLPEALKSNWTEDIRRHWSVKLSKSSSIEELLQILTLLERALKQDFLSSTFSTTGEQLGLNSMSKSAAQTSTDPESVAVLPWVPLTTSAVSLRLLEFDASIVYVPHEKPEPCEEKEDRVYIKLPSRYNPSKSSKVAEAADLDRDEFMKVKSAPVKIVQSNNKRGRGSRDKGRGKKLSKTKQNTGRRGAKVAGNAGQRIKKQGVGSQGQAGGRGRRTVRKRRVGKKAVEDLLMGHRDASHSSSIGRESLRSLDDDWDDEKASPMTPIHMGAANSNNSIEEVESDDNVEAMESDDNVQAMESDDKVQAMESDDNVQAAESDDNGQAVEYDQGNWEIGFNGAPSRWSRDLVGGISDEDEDEDAEASEDDNDNGIGIENNEEEDSEADAMSEEGSDGTANRIVNEESSDSDVSEDSSD; encoded by the exons ATGGAGAGCGAGGCTTGTTCAGAGGGAGAGAATAATCTGAAAAGGGGTGGCACTGATGATGATAGCAATGagaataacaacaacaataacaataacggAAGCAGTGGAAAGATTGTGAATTGTAATGAGGGGCAGAGCAAGCCCAAGCGCCAGATGAAAACCCCCTTTCAACTTGAAACCCTCGAGAAGGCTTATGCTG TGGATAATTACCCTTCGGAGACGATGAGGGTGGAGCTGTCTGAGAAATTGGGGTTGTCAGATCGACAGCTTCAGATGTGGTTCTGCCACAGGAGGTTGAAGGACAAGAAGGACTTGCCGTCTAAGAAGCCACCGAGGAAGGTGCTGGCAGAGCCATTGCCGGATTCGCCAAGGGATGACCCTAGGTTGGGCCTTGAGCTTGCTAATGAGTATGGATCCGGGTCCGGTTCAGGTTCCAGCCCGTATGCCCGAGTGGAGCCCCTGAATGTGGCTCCTCTGGGTGTGCCTGGTTATTATGAGTCCCCACAGGCTAAGTTGGAGCATAGAGCAATTGCTTGTGTTGAGGCGCAGTTAGGGGAGCCATTGAGGGAGAATGGACCAATTCTAGGAGTAGAGTTTGATCCATTGCCACCAGATGCCTTTGGGGCACCTATAG cAGCAGTTACAGAACAGCAGAAGCTACCTAGTTTTGCCTATGACAGTAAAATATATGAAAGACATGATGCTAGAACAAATAAG GCTATGGCAAGGACATTCCGTGACAATCAATTTCTACCAAACAAGTCTGCCATTAGGTCTGATGCTTCTGGACAGTTCAGCCAATCTCATTTACATGATCTAGTGGAAGGTTCTGTCAGAAATCCTCCTTTTGCACATGGAAATGAACATCTACCTAGAATTCATGCTACTAAAGGTCATTCTTCTCGTGTTCGTCTTTTGTCTCAACAAGACAAGCAATTGATTCCCTATCAATCTCCTTCTCGGGATGATGATGTTGCCCCCCAAAGGGAAATGTACCCAAACATAGCTAATGTTGGAAAGAACTCTCACTTTACTGATCACCAAATTGTTGGGCCAGAAAATCTCCATGCTCTACATAGTGGACAAGTTTTGCATAACAATGCAACACGGATTGAGAAGAAACGAAAG AGCGATGATGCCCAAGATGTTGAAGCCCATGAGATGAAAATCCGGAAAGAGCTTGAGAAACAAGATAACCTTAGACGAAAG AGTGAAGAGCGGACAAGAAAAGAAATGGAGAGACAAGATCGtgaaagaaagaaggaagaagaaagattgATGCGTGAGAGACAGCGAGAGGAGGAAAGAGCAAGACGTGAGCAAAAACGTGAAATTGAGCGAAGGGAAAAGTTTTTGctgaaagaaaatttaaaa gCAGAGAAAATGAGGCAAAGAGAAGAGCTTCGCAAAGAGAGAGATGCAGAGAGAAGGAAAGCTGCTCTTGAGAAGGCGACTGCTCGTAGAATGGCCAAGGAATCTATGGAACTTATTGAGGATGAACAACTGGAAATGATGGAGTTGGCTGCCTCAAGCAAGGGGTTCTCCTCTATTGTCCATCTTGATTTTGATACTCTGCAACACCTTGAGTCATTTAGGg ATTCATTGAGTGTTTTCCCACCAAAGAGTGTAAAGCTAAGAAAACCATTTGCAATCAAACCCTGGATCAACTCAGAAAATAATGTTGGCAATCTTCTCATG GTTTGgagattttttattaactttgcTGATGTTCTGGAGTTATGGTCTTTTACTCTAGATGAGTTTGTTCAAGCATTTCATGACTAT GACTCAAGATTGTTGGGTGAGATACATGTTGCTCTTCTTAAGGTGATAATAAAAGACATTGAAGATGTTGCAAGGACACCTTCTACAGGATTAGGAGCGAATCAAAATGGTGCTGCTAACTCTGGAGGTGGCCATCCAGAGATTGTGGAAGGG gCATATGCATGGGGTTTTGACATACGAAATTGGCACAAGCACTTAAATCTGTTGACATGGCCAGAAATTTTCCGACAGCTAGCATTGTCTGCTGGATATGGACCACAGTTGAAGAAAAGAAGTATTTCATGGTCATATGCAAATAATAAAGACGAG GGCAGAAATTGTGAAGATATCATTTCTACACTTCGTAATGGTTCAGCGGCTGAAAATGCAGTTGCAAAAATGCACGAGAGAGGTCTGTTAGCCCCTCGAAGATCTAGACATCGATTAACTCCTGGTACAGTTAAGTTTGCAGCATTTCATGTTCTCTCGCTTGAGGGTGAGAAAGGATTGAATGTACTAGAACTTGCAGAAAAAATTCAG AAATCTGGTCTTCGAGACTTGACGACCAGCAAGACACCTGAGGCATCGATTTCTGTTGCTTTAACAAGAGATGCCAAGCTTTTTGAAAGGATAGCTCCATCAACATATTGTGTACGTGAGGCATTTAGAAAGGATCCTGCTGATGCTGAGTCCATTCTTTCAgatgcaagaaagaaaattcagaTATTTGAAAAAGGGTTTCTAGCTGGTGAGGATACCGATGATATTGAAAGAGAAGAGTCAGAAAGTGATGAAATTGATGAGGATCCTGAAGTTGATGATTTAGTAAATCTGTCAAGTGCTAACAGAACATCTGAACAGTGTGATGATTTCTCATCAAATGGAAAAGCAAATTTGGGTCATAATGTTGAACTTCAAGGTGAGTTTGATAAGGATCTACCTTGTTTTCCTGAGAGTGGTTCCAAGAATGCTGATGCTCCAATTGCTGTAACTGGACAACCTGGTGCTGTTGAAGATCTGAATGTTGGAAATCTTGGTGAAGATAATATGGAAATTGATGAAAGCAAGCCTGGAGAGTCATGGGTTCTTGGGCTTGCAGAAGGAGAATATTCTGATCTCAGTGTAGAGGAACGTCTAAATGCTCTTGTTGTGTTGGTTGGTGTGGCAAATGAAGGAAATTCAATCCGTGTTGTTCTTGAG GATCGTTTGGAAGCAGCAAATGCTCTGAAGAAACAAATGTGGGCCGAATCACAAGTAGATAAAGTTCGTCTAAAAGATGATACTTTCAGTAAATCCGATTTTCCATCTATCAATGGGAATAAAGTTGAAATACAATACTCTTGTCCGGTCATGGAGGGCAAGCAAAGCCCATTGATTGGCATTAATAttggcaacaacaacaataataataataataatgtgccCTCTCCCAGCATTGCAGAAAATCAAAAAGCAGTTTTTGGTGCACAGAGCCAGTCTATTGAAAAGCACTCTTCTGCTCAAGATCTATGCACTGGTCCAGATAACCCTCAGACTCAGTCACTTGGACAATATTCAAAAAGGTCACGTTCTCAGTGGAAATCTTATATTTCCCACATGGCGGAAGAGATGTATGTCTACAGATCCTTACCCCTTGGGCAAGATCGCAGACGTAACCGTTATTGGCAATTTGTTGCATCCGCTTCTTCCAATGATCCTGGTTCTGGCAGGATATTTGTTGAATATCTTGATGGCTATTGGAGGCTTATTGATACTGAAGAG GCCTTTGATGCACTTCTGAATTCACTCGATTCACGTGGGATCAGGGAATCTCATTTGCGTCTAATGTTGCAAAAGGTTGAGAGTTCCTTTAAGGAAAATGTTCGTAAGAATACCCAATGTTCCAAAATTGGAAGCATAGGTGAAACATGTGTTAAAAATGAAGCTGATGAAACAGATTCCAGTCCTGATCGGCATACTGGATCTGACAGTCCTAGCAGTACCCTTTGTGGCTTGAACTCTGACACTTCAGAAACTTCATCATCCTTCAAAATCGAGCTTGGGAAAAGTGAGAGTGACAAGAAATCGGCCTTGAGAAGGTATCAAGATTTTCAAAAATGGATGTGGAAAGAATGCTATAACTCATCTATATTGTGTGCAATGAAATATGGGAAGAAGAGATGCAAACCTCAGGTTGTCATGTGTGATATCTGTCTCAACCCTTATTTCTTTGAAGACTCCCATTGCAGTGGTTGCCACCGGACATTTCCCTCAAATAGTggatttagtttttctaaaCATGCATTTCAATGTGGAGATAAATCATCGAAAGATATTTGTATTTTGGATTCTCTTCCCTTGCGGACAAGATTGCTGAAGGCCATGCTAGCTTTTATTGAG GCATCTGTTCTGCCCGAAGCATTAAAATCAAATTGGACAGAAGATATTAGGAGGCATTGGAGTGTGAAGTTGAGTAAATCATCTTCTATTGAGGAACTGCTACAG ATATTGACCCTACTTGAGAGAGCATTGAAGCAAGACTTTTTATCATCAACCTTCTCTACAACAGGGGAACAGTTGGGTTTGAACAGTATGTCAAAGAGTGCTGCACAAACCTCTACTGATCCTGAATCAGTTGCTGTACTTCCATGGGTTCCACTGACCACTTCAGCTGTGTCTCTCAGACTTCTTGAGTTTGATGCATCCATTGTCTACGTACCGCATGAGAAACCTGAACCTTGTGAGGAGAAAGAAGATAGGGTATACATA AAGCTTCCTTCAAGATATAATCCTTCTAAATCTAGTAAAGTGGCTGAAGCAGCAGACTTGGACCGTGATGAATTCATGAAAGTTAAATCTGCTCCTGTGAAAATAGTGCAAAGCAACAATAAACGAGGACGAGGGAGCCGTGATAAAGGACGGGGTAAAAAGCTATCTAAAACCAAACAAAATACTGGCCGTCGTGGTGCTAAAGTTGCTGGGAATGCAGGTCAGAGGATTAAAAAACAGGGAGTGGGATCACAAGGACAAGCTGGTGGGCGTGGTCGCCGAACAGTTAGGAAAAGAAGAGTGGGGAAGAAGGCTGTTGAAGATTTGTTGATGGGCCATAGGGATGCCAGTCATAGCTCCAGCATTGGTAGAGAATCATTGAGAAGCTTGGATGATGACTGGGATGATGAAAAGGCAAGTCCCATGACTCCCATCCACATGGGGGCTGCTAACAGTAATAACAGCATTGAAGAGGTTGAATCTGATGACAATGTCGAAGCAATGGAATCTGATGACAATGTTCAAGCAATGGAGTCTGATGACAAAGTCCAAGCAATGGAATCCGATGACAATGTCCAAGCAGCAGAATCTGATGACAATGGCCAAGCTGTGGAATATGATCAAGGAAACTGGGAAATAGGTTTTAATGGTGCCCCCAGCAGATGGAGTAGGGATTTGGTAGGAGGAATTAGCGATGAGGATGAGGATGAGGATGCGGAAGCTTCTGAAGATGACAATGACAATGGCATTGGCATTGAAAACAATGAGGAGGAGGATTCAGAGGCAGATGCTATGAGTGAGGAGGGTTCAGATGGTACTGCAAACAGAATTGTAAATGAAGAAAGCTCAGACTCGGATGTCTCTGAAGATTCTTCTGATTAG
- the LOC114375949 gene encoding homeobox-DDT domain protein RLT1-like isoform X3 — MESEACSEGENNLKRGGTDDDSNENNNNNNNNGSSGKIVNCNEGQSKPKRQMKTPFQLETLEKAYAVDNYPSETMRVELSEKLGLSDRQLQMWFCHRRLKDKKDLPSKKPPRKVLAEPLPDSPRDDPRLGLELANEYGSGSGSGSSPYARVEPLNVAPLGVPGYYESPQAKLEHRAIACVEAQLGEPLRENGPILGVEFDPLPPDAFGAPIAAVTEQQKLPSFAYDSKIYERHDARTNKAMARTFRDNQFLPNKSAIRSDASGQFSQSHLHDLVEGSVRNPPFAHGNEHLPRIHATKGHSSRVRLLSQQDKQLIPYQSPSRDDDVAPQREMYPNIANVGKNSHFTDHQIVGPENLHALHSGQVLHNNATRIEKKRKSDDAQDVEAHEMKIRKELEKQDNLRRKSEERTRKEMERQDRERKKEEERLMRERQREEERARREQKREIERREKFLLKENLKAEKMRQREELRKERDAERRKAALEKATARRMAKESMELIEDEQLEMMELAASSKGFSSIVHLDFDTLQHLESFRDSLSVFPPKSVKLRKPFAIKPWINSENNVGNLLMVWRFFINFADVLELWSFTLDEFVQAFHDYDSRLLGEIHVALLKVIIKDIEDVARTPSTGLGANQNGAANSGGGHPEIVEGAYAWGFDIRNWHKHLNLLTWPEIFRQLALSAGYGPQLKKRSISWSYANNKDEGRNCEDIISTLRNGSAAENAVAKMHERGLLAPRRSRHRLTPGTVKFAAFHVLSLEGEKGLNVLELAEKIQKSGLRDLTTSKTPEASISVALTRDAKLFERIAPSTYCVREAFRKDPADAESILSDARKKIQIFEKGFLAGEDTDDIEREESESDEIDEDPEVDDLVNLSSANRTSEQCDDFSSNGKANLGHNVELQGEFDKDLPCFPESGSKNADAPIAVTGQPGAVEDLNVGNLGEDNMEIDESKPGESWVLGLAEGEYSDLSVEERLNALVVLVGVANEGNSIRVVLEDRLEAANALKKQMWAESQVDKVRLKDDTFSKSDFPSINGNKVEIQYSCPVMEGKQSPLIGINIGNNNNNNNNNVPSPSIAENQKAVFGAQSQSIEKHSSAQDLCTGPDNPQTQSLGQYSKRSRSQWKSYISHMAEEMYVYRSLPLGQDRRRNRYWQFVASASSNDPGSGRIFVEYLDGYWRLIDTEEAFDALLNSLDSRGIRESHLRLMLQKVESSFKENVRKNTQCSKIGSIGETCVKNEADETDSSPDRHTGSDSPSSTLCGLNSDTSETSSSFKIELGKSESDKKSALRRYQDFQKWMWKECYNSSILCAMKYGKKRCKPQVVMCDICLNPYFFEDSHCSGCHRTFPSNSGFSFSKHAFQCGDKSSKDICILDSLPLRTRLLKAMLAFIEASVLPEALKSNWTEDIRRHWSVKLSKSSSIEELLQILTLLERALKQDFLSSTFSTTGEQLGLNSMSKSAAQTSTDPESVAVLPWVPLTTSAVSLRLLEFDASIVYVPHEKPEPCEEKEDRVYILPSRYNPSKSSKVAEAADLDRDEFMKVKSAPVKIVQSNNKRGRGSRDKGRGKKLSKTKQNTGRRGAKVAGNAGQRIKKQGVGSQGQAGGRGRRTVRKRRVGKKAVEDLLMGHRDASHSSSIGRESLRSLDDDWDDEKASPMTPIHMGAANSNNSIEEVESDDNVEAMESDDNVQAMESDDKVQAMESDDNVQAAESDDNGQAVEYDQGNWEIGFNGAPSRWSRDLVGGISDEDEDEDAEASEDDNDNGIGIENNEEEDSEADAMSEEGSDGTANRIVNEESSDSDVSEDSSD; from the exons ATGGAGAGCGAGGCTTGTTCAGAGGGAGAGAATAATCTGAAAAGGGGTGGCACTGATGATGATAGCAATGagaataacaacaacaataacaataacggAAGCAGTGGAAAGATTGTGAATTGTAATGAGGGGCAGAGCAAGCCCAAGCGCCAGATGAAAACCCCCTTTCAACTTGAAACCCTCGAGAAGGCTTATGCTG TGGATAATTACCCTTCGGAGACGATGAGGGTGGAGCTGTCTGAGAAATTGGGGTTGTCAGATCGACAGCTTCAGATGTGGTTCTGCCACAGGAGGTTGAAGGACAAGAAGGACTTGCCGTCTAAGAAGCCACCGAGGAAGGTGCTGGCAGAGCCATTGCCGGATTCGCCAAGGGATGACCCTAGGTTGGGCCTTGAGCTTGCTAATGAGTATGGATCCGGGTCCGGTTCAGGTTCCAGCCCGTATGCCCGAGTGGAGCCCCTGAATGTGGCTCCTCTGGGTGTGCCTGGTTATTATGAGTCCCCACAGGCTAAGTTGGAGCATAGAGCAATTGCTTGTGTTGAGGCGCAGTTAGGGGAGCCATTGAGGGAGAATGGACCAATTCTAGGAGTAGAGTTTGATCCATTGCCACCAGATGCCTTTGGGGCACCTATAG cAGCAGTTACAGAACAGCAGAAGCTACCTAGTTTTGCCTATGACAGTAAAATATATGAAAGACATGATGCTAGAACAAATAAG GCTATGGCAAGGACATTCCGTGACAATCAATTTCTACCAAACAAGTCTGCCATTAGGTCTGATGCTTCTGGACAGTTCAGCCAATCTCATTTACATGATCTAGTGGAAGGTTCTGTCAGAAATCCTCCTTTTGCACATGGAAATGAACATCTACCTAGAATTCATGCTACTAAAGGTCATTCTTCTCGTGTTCGTCTTTTGTCTCAACAAGACAAGCAATTGATTCCCTATCAATCTCCTTCTCGGGATGATGATGTTGCCCCCCAAAGGGAAATGTACCCAAACATAGCTAATGTTGGAAAGAACTCTCACTTTACTGATCACCAAATTGTTGGGCCAGAAAATCTCCATGCTCTACATAGTGGACAAGTTTTGCATAACAATGCAACACGGATTGAGAAGAAACGAAAG AGCGATGATGCCCAAGATGTTGAAGCCCATGAGATGAAAATCCGGAAAGAGCTTGAGAAACAAGATAACCTTAGACGAAAG AGTGAAGAGCGGACAAGAAAAGAAATGGAGAGACAAGATCGtgaaagaaagaaggaagaagaaagattgATGCGTGAGAGACAGCGAGAGGAGGAAAGAGCAAGACGTGAGCAAAAACGTGAAATTGAGCGAAGGGAAAAGTTTTTGctgaaagaaaatttaaaa gCAGAGAAAATGAGGCAAAGAGAAGAGCTTCGCAAAGAGAGAGATGCAGAGAGAAGGAAAGCTGCTCTTGAGAAGGCGACTGCTCGTAGAATGGCCAAGGAATCTATGGAACTTATTGAGGATGAACAACTGGAAATGATGGAGTTGGCTGCCTCAAGCAAGGGGTTCTCCTCTATTGTCCATCTTGATTTTGATACTCTGCAACACCTTGAGTCATTTAGGg ATTCATTGAGTGTTTTCCCACCAAAGAGTGTAAAGCTAAGAAAACCATTTGCAATCAAACCCTGGATCAACTCAGAAAATAATGTTGGCAATCTTCTCATG GTTTGgagattttttattaactttgcTGATGTTCTGGAGTTATGGTCTTTTACTCTAGATGAGTTTGTTCAAGCATTTCATGACTAT GACTCAAGATTGTTGGGTGAGATACATGTTGCTCTTCTTAAGGTGATAATAAAAGACATTGAAGATGTTGCAAGGACACCTTCTACAGGATTAGGAGCGAATCAAAATGGTGCTGCTAACTCTGGAGGTGGCCATCCAGAGATTGTGGAAGGG gCATATGCATGGGGTTTTGACATACGAAATTGGCACAAGCACTTAAATCTGTTGACATGGCCAGAAATTTTCCGACAGCTAGCATTGTCTGCTGGATATGGACCACAGTTGAAGAAAAGAAGTATTTCATGGTCATATGCAAATAATAAAGACGAG GGCAGAAATTGTGAAGATATCATTTCTACACTTCGTAATGGTTCAGCGGCTGAAAATGCAGTTGCAAAAATGCACGAGAGAGGTCTGTTAGCCCCTCGAAGATCTAGACATCGATTAACTCCTGGTACAGTTAAGTTTGCAGCATTTCATGTTCTCTCGCTTGAGGGTGAGAAAGGATTGAATGTACTAGAACTTGCAGAAAAAATTCAG AAATCTGGTCTTCGAGACTTGACGACCAGCAAGACACCTGAGGCATCGATTTCTGTTGCTTTAACAAGAGATGCCAAGCTTTTTGAAAGGATAGCTCCATCAACATATTGTGTACGTGAGGCATTTAGAAAGGATCCTGCTGATGCTGAGTCCATTCTTTCAgatgcaagaaagaaaattcagaTATTTGAAAAAGGGTTTCTAGCTGGTGAGGATACCGATGATATTGAAAGAGAAGAGTCAGAAAGTGATGAAATTGATGAGGATCCTGAAGTTGATGATTTAGTAAATCTGTCAAGTGCTAACAGAACATCTGAACAGTGTGATGATTTCTCATCAAATGGAAAAGCAAATTTGGGTCATAATGTTGAACTTCAAGGTGAGTTTGATAAGGATCTACCTTGTTTTCCTGAGAGTGGTTCCAAGAATGCTGATGCTCCAATTGCTGTAACTGGACAACCTGGTGCTGTTGAAGATCTGAATGTTGGAAATCTTGGTGAAGATAATATGGAAATTGATGAAAGCAAGCCTGGAGAGTCATGGGTTCTTGGGCTTGCAGAAGGAGAATATTCTGATCTCAGTGTAGAGGAACGTCTAAATGCTCTTGTTGTGTTGGTTGGTGTGGCAAATGAAGGAAATTCAATCCGTGTTGTTCTTGAG GATCGTTTGGAAGCAGCAAATGCTCTGAAGAAACAAATGTGGGCCGAATCACAAGTAGATAAAGTTCGTCTAAAAGATGATACTTTCAGTAAATCCGATTTTCCATCTATCAATGGGAATAAAGTTGAAATACAATACTCTTGTCCGGTCATGGAGGGCAAGCAAAGCCCATTGATTGGCATTAATAttggcaacaacaacaataataataataataatgtgccCTCTCCCAGCATTGCAGAAAATCAAAAAGCAGTTTTTGGTGCACAGAGCCAGTCTATTGAAAAGCACTCTTCTGCTCAAGATCTATGCACTGGTCCAGATAACCCTCAGACTCAGTCACTTGGACAATATTCAAAAAGGTCACGTTCTCAGTGGAAATCTTATATTTCCCACATGGCGGAAGAGATGTATGTCTACAGATCCTTACCCCTTGGGCAAGATCGCAGACGTAACCGTTATTGGCAATTTGTTGCATCCGCTTCTTCCAATGATCCTGGTTCTGGCAGGATATTTGTTGAATATCTTGATGGCTATTGGAGGCTTATTGATACTGAAGAG GCCTTTGATGCACTTCTGAATTCACTCGATTCACGTGGGATCAGGGAATCTCATTTGCGTCTAATGTTGCAAAAGGTTGAGAGTTCCTTTAAGGAAAATGTTCGTAAGAATACCCAATGTTCCAAAATTGGAAGCATAGGTGAAACATGTGTTAAAAATGAAGCTGATGAAACAGATTCCAGTCCTGATCGGCATACTGGATCTGACAGTCCTAGCAGTACCCTTTGTGGCTTGAACTCTGACACTTCAGAAACTTCATCATCCTTCAAAATCGAGCTTGGGAAAAGTGAGAGTGACAAGAAATCGGCCTTGAGAAGGTATCAAGATTTTCAAAAATGGATGTGGAAAGAATGCTATAACTCATCTATATTGTGTGCAATGAAATATGGGAAGAAGAGATGCAAACCTCAGGTTGTCATGTGTGATATCTGTCTCAACCCTTATTTCTTTGAAGACTCCCATTGCAGTGGTTGCCACCGGACATTTCCCTCAAATAGTggatttagtttttctaaaCATGCATTTCAATGTGGAGATAAATCATCGAAAGATATTTGTATTTTGGATTCTCTTCCCTTGCGGACAAGATTGCTGAAGGCCATGCTAGCTTTTATTGAG GCATCTGTTCTGCCCGAAGCATTAAAATCAAATTGGACAGAAGATATTAGGAGGCATTGGAGTGTGAAGTTGAGTAAATCATCTTCTATTGAGGAACTGCTACAG ATATTGACCCTACTTGAGAGAGCATTGAAGCAAGACTTTTTATCATCAACCTTCTCTACAACAGGGGAACAGTTGGGTTTGAACAGTATGTCAAAGAGTGCTGCACAAACCTCTACTGATCCTGAATCAGTTGCTGTACTTCCATGGGTTCCACTGACCACTTCAGCTGTGTCTCTCAGACTTCTTGAGTTTGATGCATCCATTGTCTACGTACCGCATGAGAAACCTGAACCTTGTGAGGAGAAAGAAGATAGGGTATACATA CTTCCTTCAAGATATAATCCTTCTAAATCTAGTAAAGTGGCTGAAGCAGCAGACTTGGACCGTGATGAATTCATGAAAGTTAAATCTGCTCCTGTGAAAATAGTGCAAAGCAACAATAAACGAGGACGAGGGAGCCGTGATAAAGGACGGGGTAAAAAGCTATCTAAAACCAAACAAAATACTGGCCGTCGTGGTGCTAAAGTTGCTGGGAATGCAGGTCAGAGGATTAAAAAACAGGGAGTGGGATCACAAGGACAAGCTGGTGGGCGTGGTCGCCGAACAGTTAGGAAAAGAAGAGTGGGGAAGAAGGCTGTTGAAGATTTGTTGATGGGCCATAGGGATGCCAGTCATAGCTCCAGCATTGGTAGAGAATCATTGAGAAGCTTGGATGATGACTGGGATGATGAAAAGGCAAGTCCCATGACTCCCATCCACATGGGGGCTGCTAACAGTAATAACAGCATTGAAGAGGTTGAATCTGATGACAATGTCGAAGCAATGGAATCTGATGACAATGTTCAAGCAATGGAGTCTGATGACAAAGTCCAAGCAATGGAATCCGATGACAATGTCCAAGCAGCAGAATCTGATGACAATGGCCAAGCTGTGGAATATGATCAAGGAAACTGGGAAATAGGTTTTAATGGTGCCCCCAGCAGATGGAGTAGGGATTTGGTAGGAGGAATTAGCGATGAGGATGAGGATGAGGATGCGGAAGCTTCTGAAGATGACAATGACAATGGCATTGGCATTGAAAACAATGAGGAGGAGGATTCAGAGGCAGATGCTATGAGTGAGGAGGGTTCAGATGGTACTGCAAACAGAATTGTAAATGAAGAAAGCTCAGACTCGGATGTCTCTGAAGATTCTTCTGATTAG